CAGATCGACGCGGCTCCTGAAGAAAAGGCACGCGGCATCACGATCAACACGGCTCACGTCGAGTACGAAACGGAAGCGCGTCACTACGCGCACGTTGACTGCCCGGGCCACGCTGACTACGTCAAGAACATGATCACGGGCGCCGCCCAGATGGACGGCGCGATCCTGGTCGTGTCGGCCGCTGACGGCCCGATGCCGCAAACGCGCGAACACATCCTGCTGAGCCGCCAGGTTGGCGTGCCGTACATCATCGTCTTCCTGAACAAGGCCGACATGGTTGACGACGCCGAGCTGCTGGAGCTGGTGGAAATGGAAGTTCGCGAACTTCTGTCGAAGTACGACTTCCCGGGCGATGACACCCCGATCGTGAAGGGTTCGGCCAAGCTGGCGCTGGAAGGCGACAAGGGCGAACTGGGCGAGCAAGCGATCCTGTCGCTGGCCCAAGCCCTGGACACCTACATCCCGACGCCCGAGCGTGCCGTTGACGGCGCGTTCCTGATGCCGGTTGAAGACGTGTTCTCGATCTCGGGTCGCGGCACCGTGGTGACCGGCCGTATCGAACGCGGCATCATCAAGGTCGGCGAAGAAATCGAAATCGTCGGTATCGTCCCGACGGTCAAGACGACTTGCACCGGCGTGGAAATGTTCCGCAAGCTGCTGGACCAAGGTCAAGCCGGCGACAACGTGGGCATCCTGCTGCGCGGCACCAAGCGTGAAGACGTCCAGCGCGGCCAGGTTCTGGCCAAGCCGGGCTCGATCACCCCGCACACGGACTTCACGTCCGAGGTGTACATCCTGTCCAAGGAAGAAGGCGGCCGCCACACCCCGTTCTTCAACGGCTATCGTCCCCAGTTCTACTTCCGCACGACGGACGTGACGGGCACGATCGACCTGCCGGCCGACAAGGAAATGGTTCTGCCGGGCGACAACGTGACGATGACCGTCAAGCTGCTGGCCCCGATCGCCATGGAAGAAGGCCTGCGTTTCGCCATCCGTGAAGGCGGTCGTACCGTCGGCGCCGGCGTCGTCGCCAAGATCCTGAAGTAAGCAATACCCGGATGGGTAGAGTGGGCTCTCAAGCCCCTCTATCCATCTTTGCTGTAAAAGTAGTATGATGTATGGTTCCGCAAGCCGCTACACATGGTAGTGGCCAGATAGATGAAGCGGAACGATGAAAGTGCAATGCACGTGAGTGCGAATGTGAGTGTTTTAGGGGCATAGCTCAATTGGCAGAGCGTCGGTCTCCAAAACCGAAGGTTGTAGGTTCGATTCCTACTGCCCCTGCCACCGCCAGGATAAACCCGCGGGAGATCATCGCGAGTTACGCATTCACGGCGGCTCGCGTCGCAATATGTCTAATACCAGCGTAGAAACCGTAACCAGTACCGCCGACCGGGTCAAGCTCGGGCTGGCGGTTCTTGTCGTTATTGCTGGCATC
The window above is part of the Achromobacter deleyi genome. Proteins encoded here:
- the tuf gene encoding elongation factor Tu — its product is MAKGKFERTKPHVNVGTIGHVDHGKTTLTAAITTVLSTKFGGEAKGYDQIDAAPEEKARGITINTAHVEYETEARHYAHVDCPGHADYVKNMITGAAQMDGAILVVSAADGPMPQTREHILLSRQVGVPYIIVFLNKADMVDDAELLELVEMEVRELLSKYDFPGDDTPIVKGSAKLALEGDKGELGEQAILSLAQALDTYIPTPERAVDGAFLMPVEDVFSISGRGTVVTGRIERGIIKVGEEIEIVGIVPTVKTTCTGVEMFRKLLDQGQAGDNVGILLRGTKREDVQRGQVLAKPGSITPHTDFTSEVYILSKEEGGRHTPFFNGYRPQFYFRTTDVTGTIDLPADKEMVLPGDNVTMTVKLLAPIAMEEGLRFAIREGGRTVGAGVVAKILK